The nucleotide sequence AATACATATGATAGTCAATCACTTTACATATATCAATACACAACTTTGATTGTTAATAGCTAAATTCATGTTTGATAACTTTCCACTAACAATGTAAAAACATTTTACTCATACATCTAACCATATCAAACCATATATTACAATGCGAGCGCACAACTTATGCATATATTATTTTGAGATTTCACTTACCTTGCAATCATGGTTCAGACTCATTCCTTTAGATTTATCCGATATCTTCAAAGTGTCAGTcacatcaaatatataaatcttgACAGGCACCATAAAGTTTACATCCCAATTGATCCACATGATTGTGTATTTCAAATAGATCCTTTTTTTTGGGCCTAAAAACCCTTTCCTCAGCTTGCACTTAGTGTTATCAGGACAACATTGCAAACCCCCTTTATAATTTGGACTCAAAGCATCACCATTTTCATCTTTAGTAACATTATATAGGTCACATCTGCAATCAATACATCCCATCCTATCTTCCACACCCCTTGTATCAATAACATGAATATTCATCAACCATTTCTCTACATAACCTTTTGGAATTTCAGCTGGATTACCAACTTCTATACCATAAGGGTCTGGAATATATGTATTTGTGCCTCTTGTTTCAGATCCAAGACCATAGTACTGTCCTAAAATAGTCTGTTGGCAAAAGCCATCATTTCTTACAATAATAATACCTGATTGCCTATTTTGTGTCACATTTTTAGGTTGTTGGTATCTAACAACAGCCCAGTGGTGTAGATAAGTTTGATGAAGAGGTACAGAATTTCCTGCTTCATCAACTAGTTCAGCATTGAAACTCTTGAGTGAAATATGGCCTCTTGGAAACTCAACATCATAGTATACTTTGTTTGAAACAAATCCTGGTCTCAGTTCAATCTTTGGAGACATAAagacatttgttttaatatttttattactctTCCTACTACCAGCTGATGACAATGATGTGCTCAACAACAACAGTTGTACTAGTATTGTCAATGAAAGAATCCATTGTTGAGATACAATCATCATGTTGATCTGTTTATAGAAACAATTGGTTAAAAGCAAGATTTTGACGAATAGCTACCCTATTCTGAAGAGAAATGTTATGAACACTCTCTTTTCTACACTCACTCGAACACTCTCTCTTTAATTGGATGAAACATATGTGTGCCATAAAACTTTATGCGGATCTCATTTCTAAAgtgtttgattcatattgatttCACTCAATAAAAGATAAAGTGTTTGAGTGACTGTTGAAAAGATAGTGCTGCTAGCATTCCTCGATTATTAAACGATTTGGTTGGTTTAGTTGATAAGCTTGaaagaaatatttatatacCAAAAGATGAAGTAAGGTGTTCGAATGCTCTAAGCCGGCCATGACGTTTACCAAATATGGATAATGAATTTAAAGTATTTGTTTGAAAGTTTCAATGTTTTCTAATGAATATACGTTTGAACGTGTATCACATATTCAAGCAAGTGTTCCCAGTTGTGTAGATCAtaggaaaatttcttggattGTAGATCATAGGAAAAgcatttcttaaaaataatgattttctaaaatctGACTTAAGTTATTCgaattatgtttatttataatttgaattacaattttttttaactcatcttgttctttttttaatggTATCCGAAGTTTGAACACTAAATTTTAcctatattatacattgttcttATCAGTTGAGCTAAATTTACGAGacatttattttgttctttagAGTGCATGATTAGAATCATGCTTCTTAAtaattcttcaaatcatgaaAAAGTTCTTAACTCATTTTGGTCTTTGGAGAGCATGATTCGAATCATGCTTCTTAATAATTCTAACCACCATATAAATTCATGGTTTCATGTTTTCCTGGATATCCTAATTCGAATtacagttttttatttttagtagtgttcggggttcgaacctcggatcttgcatatattatacattattcttaccaactgagctaagttcacggggaCAATTCGAATTACAGTTAAACATACGACAAACTAGTTCAAATCATGTGTTTAAAAAGAAGTTACAAGATTTTCTTAGTCATGATGATTTTAATACATGATACTCTAATTCAAACTACGGTAAAAGGCTGATTTGAATGACCATATTCATTatgcttattttttaaaatgatttcgTTCATTAATCAAATGAAAAGATTTGGAAAAGTCTATTCACCTCAGCGGGGTTTTTGATTCAAGACTAACAAGATACAAATGGGTATTCTACGGTAGTCTATAGTAGAAATTTCAACCTATGAAGGACTGATACAAACATGAATATCGGACAcaacacggacactgacacgtcgacacaattaattatctaaaaaaaaatacataattcagtgtaattacaagtgtcggtgtcggacacgacacgtgtctGACACCGCGACATGCCTAATCCAAAGATTGTACGTGCTTCATAGATTTCTATTgtatactaataataataaatcaaaatttgtgAAGAAACAAAAGTAAATCATGTTTAGCTTTGATGGTAAGAACTGAGAAAATATATGATATGTTTCCATCTTTATGCTAAATATGATGATGGTATTATTAACAAGTGTCAAGGAACGTACCTCAAAAactaagaagaaaaaacatcTAGTAGAATGAATTATTAAACGATGGTTCAATTGTTAAGGTTGaaagaaatatttatatacCAAAAGATGAAGTAAGGTGTTCAGATGCTCTAAGCCGGCCATGACGTTAACCAAATATGGATAATGATTTAAAGTATTTGTTTGAAAGTTTCAATGTGTTTAAACAAATGGTTGGATGTATCACTTGACTAAAGCACTATTTTGTAAAAAGTAGGGAATAACATATTTGATGATCGAAATATAACAATTGGTGAAATTTAGAGAGTTCTAATAGACAGAATCCATTCCCCACTTTTCCTCGTCAATCTAATGGAGGGCTTACCGCTCACTCCTCAAACAAACTTCCCTCGACAGACAATTTTTTCGAAAAACAATTTATATCGATGACACCGGGATGGTAtcacatacaattttttttttttatctacaaTGCATATAGAATACAGAGAAATGATacttgaacaaccatttttttataacttttgtgacaactttctatctacacttcgtacaattgtattatgtcaacgctcttcaaagaacaagcatctaatgccttcaaatcctttcaaaatagacgttgcttcacttttccagtcttctacaatacttagacgagattaaatccatttGACGCTTTAAGTCTTGCTTCTGGTTACTCAGTGTCTTAGGTTTACTACCTCTTGGTTTTGATTCACAATTAGCAACAACTGTTTTCTTCCTCTGAAACTTAGACTTTAAGATACCAGATTCTGGTTCCAACAGACTCTGAGGAACAACTTATGATCTCTTCAGAATCTTAAACTTTGAAGTCTTAGAATCAACATTTATCATTGCCTTTGGCTTAGTGTTTTTTGGCTTTGAAGTAATCTTAGCCTTAGTGCTAgtagcttcaggttctgactgaacaacaGTTTCACTCTTAGCACCTTCAGGTACAAAGAAGGCTTTCAACCCTTCCTTGATGCATTCACAACATGCTTTAAGACTGATTTCATTAGGTTTCCCTTATGAGAATCCAATCCCTTTACCATTGTTTCTGTAAATGCTATAAATCActgaagcaactttgcttctgtcaatAACAGACATAATATACTCCTCAAGAGAAATTTCTTGTTTACTTAAAGATTTTCCATTACACTtctcttgtagcttctgacaaagatgGTTGAGTTTTTCTTCATATGTTCTACAGATGAAGTCAAACCCTCTAAGTCCTTTTTCAGAAGCTTTCAgatccaatagagttgattcttgttgtttcatcaaaagaacatatctttcttttaaatctttcaACTCATTGGTTATGTATTCAAAGTGTGTAAGAAGTTCTTTAAGAGACTCAATAAGTTCTTCTCTGAGAATTttagaatatacctcattttcatcttcagaatCTGAGTCAGGATCTTCTTCTGAAGTCACAGTAGCCACTAACCCAACAACTACTTTTGCATCTTCTTCAGCTTCTTCCTTTTCAGAGTCTGACTCACTGTCTAAATCTTCCCAAATTGCCATTAAACTCTTCTTGATTTGCTTCCTGAATTTCCCTGTGTTGAAGTTTGACTTCTTTGACTTATCCTTTgatttctccttctgaagatcagagcaatcagcaatgaagtgtccaggcttcttacatttgaagcatcccttctgatcttctttcttgaagttcttataGTCACTTCTCTTACTCAGAAACTTCATGTTCTTCCTttccagatactcaagcttgttggaaagcatagccatcttctcagtaggatcttcatcagaatctccatcaggtgattcttcttcagattcaacaactttcaaagcttttgatgacttccctttagatggtagagcaatagatttACTCCTTTTAGTAGACTCATGTTCATTGAGACTTATCTCATGAACTTTGAGAGAGCTGACAAGATCTTaaacacttaaagtgtttaaatcCAGAAACTAGAGTATGAAAACTTGAGTACatttgctcaatactttcatcacctttcattttgaacaactcatactgatcaacaagcataagagcttttgctTCTCTTACTTTCTTACTACCTTCATAGTTTGCACAGAGAGAAGCAAACATTGATTTAGCAGTAGATTTGTTactcatcttcatatactcTGCTTTAGGTATAGCTTTGACAAGTGTTCCTCTGATTGTGTGATGTTTCTTGTAAAGTTTATTCTGAGTAGGAGTATGTTTTCTTCTATCAACAACAACTCCTTCTTCATCAACGACCAAGTCACCAATACCATCTTCTAGTATAtcccatagttcttcatctAAGCCTGATAGATATTTGTCAAGTGTACCAAAAGCTATCGAAGTCGTAATAAAGTTCGTATTCACAGGGACTGTTTCAACTTCTACTCGGCAAAAACGTTAAAATAAAGGATGTATTAAATTTATGGATTTCCCTAGGCATTTGGATTTGGttgcaataaaaagtaaataacagaaaataaaatggtttgataattggattAAAACAGATGATCAAGCCTTTCGAATCCTCTATTGCTCACTGTGAGTAATTTGcctctcttctctctaaaaGAAATTAACCTAGCTTTACGACGGATTATGTAACGCCCTCTaggaattatttgatttatttgattgttttaataggtttggaatatatttatatgattatgtgatttattaagtggcttattatattatttaatagaataagatttgaaaataaaataatattgagtttaggggttgttatgagattttagagagtttggggggagaaagagaaataagatgaGATAGATGGTGGAGATATAagtaggaaagacctagtttagaaaaacagaatgtacgatcaattttggagaaaaaggagaaaaagccaagagaagggagaaacaCCTAGAGAGTTGCgattttcattgttaaggtaagggtgggactaacattcaatcttcttaagcctatgattctgataattagatttaacatgttggaCGTTTAGtttgagaattgggaattaggttttccattgttgagtttgattagaaaagtgtagaaaccatggtaattgtgttaagaattgatgttcatgttgtagaataatcataggttaagtttcctaacAAATTTGAGAGTTTGTGTTTGAGTCTAGTGAATTAAGAGTGATTCTTAAGTGAAAAACGCATTGTTAAACTGATTTTTGAACTGTTGTGAagctcaaaatcggccaccgatttctgAGCTGATTTTCTAGCTTTGGTTCGacgaaaatcggccaccgattttctgGCAGGCAAATCTGGAAAATATTCGTAATTTTCacccttttctgttttgaatttgctttcggtgtaaacatgaaagttttagataattttgttaactttccaatggctttggtttgacttgaaaatgatttttagtttttgagatatgatgaaaatactccaaggaggtcttagtgaaaccttatgaaaattcagcataaccgtttctaaattaatccaaaacttatgggataattccaaccctcaaaactagaagtactatgagttcaattaaggtgtttaagagtatttaacccatgttgtgagttgatccttggggtaggaatggaggttgaatataatattaattataatctgtgaagctgtttaagatgtgttgatgttgattatgatgtgatataatgttatgtgcattacttgaagtataattgaatatttaagatgttgttgacttgcatttgatattattatgtcatgctgttttgtatactgcctatgttgctatcgttatttaactaagctgcatgagtcggtctaagttgattaagatgatgaagttccaaattattggattatataagaggttgtcgatttaagatgtttaagaggtcgagtccatgcattagtatttcattgttgggggcttgatgccctggagcctttgctcaattaagttgagggcttgatgccctaggagcctatttacgctcaaataagttgagggcttgatgccctgggagcctatttacgctcaaatacgttgggggcttgatgccctggattggtaccacatgcatataagaggtttaacttgcatagtcgagttggagtcgcatttgtcgagtcaaagatgtttaagttgccaagttgttgaagctgtgattctttatatgaactattaaagatgtgatatatgatatattattatctatgatgaatattatgatgattttaggttgttaaatataattgttgaattatatgcttaatattattgttttgtgaaatctcacccattctgcttggaaatgttgctcttcgaatgagtaacttgcaggtaaccaagaatagttgatgtcgtgtgagctttctctctcgtgtgtcttaggtgctctgatacgtaacgggatgggaactttgttattgcttttctattccttacgtattgtttttgaagatttatgactatgtttttagattggatttttatgagacatttatgaagaggccttcgtgccaaagactgttttagttattaaataaattccgctgcgaagtattagaGATCttgttattgatttttgaagaataaattgttatttatttccgTTTAcgattttaagaagtgtagcattccgtttatgtggattactctgattatttaaatgaaattttgatgttgggaaaacggggtgttacagattaactaagtggttttgatcaatctcttgactcaaaaccctttcctaagttataaccttttaatttcctaaaccgattgaataaccgtGGAAGCTATGTCAgaacgttaattcataagtcataattctcaatttcctatctctaggttcccaggttgaattaaacagaattactatttcaggaataaaagctagggttagtagtcattcaattcctaagatcaatttatgtgattgaaagaagctagggttaatagtcatgcaaacaatcatatgaaaagcaatgaacacaaataattctgaataaagactagGTTTTCATTGATGTCAAAGAGAGTTCTTAACAAATTACATGGTTCACAGATCACAAAGATTCATCTCATGGCTTAATCAATCTaagagtttagctactcataactaaataatcaaatacATAGAAAATAGTGAACATACATAAACCATAACCAACTATGAGTTTGGTGAGATCCAATGCGTGTTCTTCGACTTCCTGGTGTCGTCTATGCTCTAATTAGGTCCCCAAAATCGCACCCCAAGCTTCTGGTCGCTTCTggattttaaaaacacaaaattagggtttcagaaagcccaccatcgtgccacgtttcgaGACCATCGTGGTACGATTTTCTCATTAATCCTACGTGGCAGCAAATTTACTCAaccatcgtggcacgttacACATCCattgtgccacgatttttccagcatATTCAGGTAAATTCCACGCTTCAAATGTGCCATGATTCAggcccatcgtggcacgatttctcCAGTAGTTAAATTCTTGCATTCTTCTCGAATTTGTGCAAAACTTATCTTTTATGAATCTTAAGCTGATTTAACCATGTATACAAGCATTTGAatctcaaaacattacaaaaacgaCGCAAATATGACTAAAAACCTAGTGTTGACATACTGTCATCACAGCCCCAATCTTGAACcattccttgtcctcaaggaatttACTTGCATCATTGAAAATCaacagtaaaataacaattacctgaTCAAGCGATAGTACCCAAAAGTTCAACTCCCGACTAGCTAAAGATGAGCTAGTTTGACTTGTTCGCAACCACCAATTCACAACTCCACGCAAACATATGAAAGGGCACACATAGTCGACATGCAATCTACATATTACCATAAgcttgaaaagtttctaaacgtcaatcaaaatcaatgtcaattcacactttgaggtctttaaGGGTTATAATGGGGCTTAGGTGAAGGTGGGATAATATTTGAATAAgtaggctacacaaaatttgagttagaCACTCCTACGAAAGTTAAAGCACAATTCAATCCATCATTCACCTTTGGAACAACAATTCTTGTAAGGGTACTAGAGATTATTTGTAACAATTGGGACAATCGAGTTTGAAGTTACTCGGATTTTCAATGTTTTGTCCCATTTTcattctattctttttttttttgaatacacCATTTTGGCATATTGTTTTCATGagaatgttcttttttttttttttttttctttctttctttttctttgtctttGTTCTCTAGTATCCCCACCCCAAACATAGTTGAttgcaaattccaatagcaacgccaaacttaatatttagaaacattctacaatgcctaacacagaaaaacaataagggataaatcctaaaagtctctaagcttgtaatgtagtttgtcaccgaacaaaaagatcTAAACCTACCAGCTCAATTTGGCTAAAGAAAGGATAATTATTCAAATATGAATAGGGTAGGCTTCAAAAAGGCTCATAGGACCAAGCACTTTTGCCTCAGTGTGTATATAACAAAGATCAATCGACAGTAAAGAAACAAtgcaagttctagaaatgtaaatgcatggaacactctatataagtaaattggaaaaataaaatttggccaTGTCCCTTACAGTGTTAGATTTCTTGGAGTTGTGACCTGTCTTTAACTTCTGTACACTTCGTCCTTGAAATCACAAGTCACTTctccttttgaacttttggaataccaCTTGAACAAACATTTGTTACTAAACTGGAAAAGGTCAACAAACAAgtaaattcatcaataataaacaactACAAGTTCAATTACATCACAGGGGGATACAACTGAgttaaaccaaaatgaaaattaaagataaattgtTTGACTAtacaatagaaataaaatactgaaaataaagacataataaaaaggatgggttgcctcccaccaagCGCTTTCTTTTATGTCATTGAGCTTAACGCTTCAACCACTATTAGGGTGGCAAAAAGGATAGAAAGAATATATCATCCTTCTTCCTCCTCTTGTTTGGTAGGAATTCCATGAATTTGGCACAAAGAATCAGATACTCCCATGCACCCACTGTTAAACCTTTGGAATTTAAACTCTCCCACCTTAGAGAAGGACATGCATCTATTTGCACAAGAGTGATTTCCTTAACCCCTGTTGGTTCAGACTTTGGAAAAATATCAACACTCCTTACTTTGGGATTTTCTTCCACCACAACCTCGTGACACTCAGTCTCCATCTGAACTAGCTTCCTCTGAGACTCATGTGCTTTTGCAACAAGATCACCACACtgaacatcaaacttctcaaatgaaacttgatttgacaccaagaaataatctaaaatattttgaagttgagtattgtaatcgatgttgatcacctctttcttctcttcacaatTACTACCTGGTTGATCCACCTCATAACGACCACATCTCTCATTTAATCCCGAGATTTTATTGTCCAAATATTCTATCTTCAAAgatagcatatatttttcatactgcAACATACAAATCTCTTATGTGTCATGGAGGTATAACTTGTCTATCATAGCTACAAAACttggataaactttttagtagCGCAGtacaatgagaagaaaaagaagagcataaatcatttaaaaaatatatatatatatatatatacacaaaaatataaatgaaagaaatcctaaataaaaacacaattgccaaattgaaatgatttaacagtccccggcagcggcgccaaaaacttgatagatatttggcaagtgtaccaaaagcGATCAAAGTAGTAATAAAGTTTGTATCCACATGGACTATTTCAATTTCTACTCGGCAAAAGCGTTAAAATAAAGGATGTATTAAATTTATGGATTTCCCTAGGCATTTGGATTTGGttgcaataaaaagtaaataacagaaaataaaatggtttgataattggattAAAACAGATGATCAAGCCTTTCGAATCCTTTATTGCTCACTGTGAGTAATTTGCCTCTCTTATCTCTCAAATAAATTAACCTAGCTTTACGCGGATTAACTAAgtggttttgatcaatctcttgactcaaaatcctttcctaagttataaccttttaatctcttaaaccgattgaataaccgtGGAAGCTATGTCAgaacgttaattcataagtcataattctcaatttcctatctctaggttcctatgttgaattaaacagaattactatgtcaggattaaaagctagggttagtagtcattcaattcctaagatcaatttatgtgattgaaagaagttagggttaatagtcatgcaATAAATCATACGAAAAGCAATGaacacaaataattctgaataaagactagGTTTTCATTGATGTCAAAGAGAGTTCTTAACAAATTACATGGTTCACAGATCACAAAGATTCATCTCATGGCTTAAACAATCTaagagtttagctactcataactaAACAATCAAATACATAGAAAATAGTGAACATACATAAACCAAAACCAACTATGAGTTTGGTGAGATCGAATGCGTGTTCTTCGGCTTCCTGGTGTCTTCTATGCTCTAATTAGGTCCCCAAAATCGCACCCCAAGCTTCTGGTCGCTTATGGCTTTTATAGAcacaaaattagggtttcagaaagcccaccatcgtgccacgttttgagaccatcgtggcacgattttctCATTAATCCTACGTGGAAGCAAATTTACTCAaccatcgtggcacgttacacatccatcgtgccacgatttttccagcatCTTCAGGTAAATTCCACAATTCaggtccatcgtggcacgatttctaCATTAGCTAAATTCTTGCATTCTTCTCCAATTGGTGCAAAACTTCTCTTTTATGAATCTTAAGCTGATTTAACCATGTATACAAGCATTTGactctcaaaacattacaaaaatgaCGCAAATATGACTAAAAAACTAGTGTTGACGTACTGTCATCAAAGCCCATGGTCATATTTCTTGTTGTTACCATAGTCATATGGTacaatattgttgttgttctgaccAGAACGATGATGAGATCATGAGGTCTTTAAGTATGTGGAaggaaacctataaaaaaatatatattttatttgtgaaTTTTAGTATCCATGGTTCAGCCACGGTTTGCTAGTTCATAAAAATTGAGCTCATGAATGTGGAAATTAAGTGGCAGCTCACGTTAATTTTCTACTAGCCCTGAACAttcttttcttataattttagtGCCATTGGATTTATTGCATAATTTGATACAACAAATTGGGATTTAATGATCACAAGTTGACCAAGGGCAATTCATGTTGGTTTTTATTGCCTCCACCATTCAGATCACGTCCAAggaagattaaaataaatacaattaatGTCATTCAGATCACTTgatgaaataaaaagagaagtagaattttgataaaaaaaatacactttgtgtgttgtgaagctttgcttctttttggttctggattgaaccaagTTTATCGAATCTTATCAATGGCTTCCTTACCATTGTGGCGATTCCTCAAGGCTTAGCATTCCTTCTTGGATTGGAAGTGAATGTGACGCATTCTATCACCATTTCTTTCCCCAAatccatctttttattttacttttatccATATACTATTTTTGTCATTCATCAAGTGATCTGAATGACattaattgtatttattttaatcttccTTGGACGTGATCTGAATGGTGGAGGCAATAAAAACCAACATGAATTGCCCTTGGTCAACTTGTGATCATTAAATCCCAATTTGTTGTATCAAATTATGCAATAAATTCAATGACactaaaattataagaaaagaaTGTCCAAGGCTAGTAGAAAATTAACGTGAGCTGCCACTTAATTTCCACATTCATGAGCTCAATTTTTATGAACTACCAAACTGTGGCTGAACCATGGATACTAAAAttcacaaataaaatatatattttttataggtTTCCTTCCACATACTTAAAGAACTCATGATCTCATCATTCCCCCCCTCTTCAAGAGAATTTGTCCTCAA is from Medicago truncatula cultivar Jemalong A17 chromosome 1, MtrunA17r5.0-ANR, whole genome shotgun sequence and encodes:
- the LOC25480199 gene encoding uncharacterized protein gives rise to the protein MMIVSQQWILSLTILVQLLLLSTSLSSAGSRKSNKNIKTNVFMSPKIELRPGFVSNKVYYDVEFPRGHISLKSFNAELVDEAGNSVPLHQTYLHHWAVVRYQQPKNVTQNRQSGIIIVRNDGFCQQTILGQYYGLGSETRGTNTYIPDPYGIEVGNPAEIPKGYVEKWLMNIHVIDTRGVEDRMGCIDCRCDLYNVTKDENGDALSPNYKGGLQCCPDNTKCKLRKGFLGPKKRIYLKYTIMWINWDVNFMVPVKIYIFDVTDTLKISDKSKGMSLNHDCKIEYEVEPCSKSNVSDSGCVDVKSASFPMQNEGYVIYGVGHLHAGSIGSTLYGQDGKVICNSKPKYGNGKEAGNEKGYVVGMSTCYPQPGSIKIFNGETLTLEVNYNNSRRHSGVMGLFYFLVEEKLPHQHV